The genomic DNA ACTGAAAGCATTCGTCCGGCAGCCACGACTTTGCCATCCATTACAAGTCCGGGGGTAGCCATTACGCCGTACTTCATAATTTCAGACATATCGCCAATGCTTTCAACAGGTTCTGTAATGCCGCAGTTTTTTGCGGCGATTACAGCGTTTTCGTGATTCTTCTGTGATTTTTTACAGCAGTTGCCAAGTGTTACGATTTTCATTTTTGTTATCCTCCTAAATTATATAAATAAGAAATTCAATGCATTAAAGATGTAGCCGATAGCGATAATTCCTATCACTACAATCAAGATAAACCAAAATAACAATTTCGGTTTTACCGCCTTTGACAACATAATCATTGACGGCAAAGACAGCGCTGTTACGCTCATCATAAACGCAAGGATGGTTCCGACTCCGACTCCTTTTGCGAAAAGCGCCTCTGCCACAGGGATGGTTCCGAATATATCGGCATACATCGGTACGCCGACAACGCTTGCTACAAGTACACTATACCATTTATCTTCGCCGACTACCGCCTGTATCCATTCGGTAGGTATGAAATTATGAATCGTTGCCCCTATTCCGACACCGATTAAAATGTATATCCATACTTTTTTCAATGTGCCGAGCATCTGGTCTTTGGCATAAATCAATCTAT from Candidatus Borkfalkia ceftriaxoniphila includes the following:
- a CDS encoding thioredoxin family protein, with amino-acid sequence MKIVTLGNCCKKSQKNHENAVIAAKNCGITEPVESIGDMSEIMKYGVMATPGLVMDGKVVAAGRMLSVEQIEKLIKDRQ